From one Lotus japonicus ecotype B-129 chromosome 3, LjGifu_v1.2 genomic stretch:
- the LOC130745936 gene encoding uncharacterized protein LOC130745936 isoform X1 — MTQLLLTCIYITKQLWSKLYSISKAPFVGINVTNRFRFKVEVFDGRDSAVFLLFDLEAELLTGFSCEKLLNTIEIENKVIPDGDYPDDIEERLAGKEMLFKVCNNSRVKHDRDDCFQILRICTNLGIIAMFHEHDVLVTPKQAKFSPPLVRWT; from the exons ATGACGCAGCTACTATTGACCTGCATCTACATTACCAAACAGCTGTGGAGCAAGCTTTATAG TATTTCCAAGGCTCCATTTGTTGGTATAAATGTAACAAACAG GTTTCGATTTAAAGTGGAGGTTTTTGATGGGCGAGATAGTGCTGTCTTCTTGCTATTTGATCTTGAGGCAGAGCTTTTAACGGGCTTTTCATGTGAAAAGCTTCTGAACACTATTGAA ATTGAGAATAAAGTCATTCCTGATGGTGATTACCCAGATGACATTGAAGAACGCCTAGCTGGCAAAGAAATGCTATTCAAAGTGTGCAACAATTCTAGGGTTAAGCATGACCGAGATGATTGCTTCCAAATTCTTAGGATATGTACTAACCTTGGTATCATTGCAATGTTCCATGAACATGATGTCTTAGTTACTCCCAAACAG GCAAAGTTCTCTCCCCCTTTAGTGAGATGGACATAA
- the LOC130745936 gene encoding uncharacterized protein LOC130745936 isoform X2, with protein MTQLLLTCIYITKQLWSKLYRFRFKVEVFDGRDSAVFLLFDLEAELLTGFSCEKLLNTIEIENKVIPDGDYPDDIEERLAGKEMLFKVCNNSRVKHDRDDCFQILRICTNLGIIAMFHEHDVLVTPKQAKFSPPLVRWT; from the exons ATGACGCAGCTACTATTGACCTGCATCTACATTACCAAACAGCTGTGGAGCAAGCTTTATAG GTTTCGATTTAAAGTGGAGGTTTTTGATGGGCGAGATAGTGCTGTCTTCTTGCTATTTGATCTTGAGGCAGAGCTTTTAACGGGCTTTTCATGTGAAAAGCTTCTGAACACTATTGAA ATTGAGAATAAAGTCATTCCTGATGGTGATTACCCAGATGACATTGAAGAACGCCTAGCTGGCAAAGAAATGCTATTCAAAGTGTGCAACAATTCTAGGGTTAAGCATGACCGAGATGATTGCTTCCAAATTCTTAGGATATGTACTAACCTTGGTATCATTGCAATGTTCCATGAACATGATGTCTTAGTTACTCCCAAACAG GCAAAGTTCTCTCCCCCTTTAGTGAGATGGACATAA
- the LOC130745936 gene encoding uncharacterized protein LOC130745936 isoform X4, translating into MLLLLFRFKVEVFDGRDSAVFLLFDLEAELLTGFSCEKLLNTIEIENKVIPDGDYPDDIEERLAGKEMLFKVCNNSRVKHDRDDCFQILRICTNLGIIAMFHEHDVLVTPKQAKFSPPLVRWT; encoded by the exons ATGCTACTGCTACT GTTTCGATTTAAAGTGGAGGTTTTTGATGGGCGAGATAGTGCTGTCTTCTTGCTATTTGATCTTGAGGCAGAGCTTTTAACGGGCTTTTCATGTGAAAAGCTTCTGAACACTATTGAA ATTGAGAATAAAGTCATTCCTGATGGTGATTACCCAGATGACATTGAAGAACGCCTAGCTGGCAAAGAAATGCTATTCAAAGTGTGCAACAATTCTAGGGTTAAGCATGACCGAGATGATTGCTTCCAAATTCTTAGGATATGTACTAACCTTGGTATCATTGCAATGTTCCATGAACATGATGTCTTAGTTACTCCCAAACAG GCAAAGTTCTCTCCCCCTTTAGTGAGATGGACATAA
- the LOC130745936 gene encoding uncharacterized protein LOC130745936 isoform X3 translates to MQLSNWFRFKVEVFDGRDSAVFLLFDLEAELLTGFSCEKLLNTIEIENKVIPDGDYPDDIEERLAGKEMLFKVCNNSRVKHDRDDCFQILRICTNLGIIAMFHEHDVLVTPKQAKFSPPLVRWT, encoded by the exons ATGCAACTATCAAACTG GTTTCGATTTAAAGTGGAGGTTTTTGATGGGCGAGATAGTGCTGTCTTCTTGCTATTTGATCTTGAGGCAGAGCTTTTAACGGGCTTTTCATGTGAAAAGCTTCTGAACACTATTGAA ATTGAGAATAAAGTCATTCCTGATGGTGATTACCCAGATGACATTGAAGAACGCCTAGCTGGCAAAGAAATGCTATTCAAAGTGTGCAACAATTCTAGGGTTAAGCATGACCGAGATGATTGCTTCCAAATTCTTAGGATATGTACTAACCTTGGTATCATTGCAATGTTCCATGAACATGATGTCTTAGTTACTCCCAAACAG GCAAAGTTCTCTCCCCCTTTAGTGAGATGGACATAA
- the LOC130744733 gene encoding uncharacterized protein LOC130744733, which produces MAEFMGWVVTEMELQVVADVQRILFSMWEARNKLIFEEKPLSMASILARATTLVCPPPPPSSFFLANGGQGQGPGKWVRPAVDIVKVNVDAAVGRDKMAGFGMVARDNAGEVLAAAAKFATLALSPTVAEALCLRWAMELSVHLGFRRVQFETDYLPLFQAWKKANGTSYLFSIIYDCRSLLSAIDYVDFSFVRRQGKFCADYLARHAFTFQDVVWIEEGPPGLSSFLCSDILASMPDST; this is translated from the coding sequence ATGGCTGAGtttatgggttgggttgtgacGGAGATGGAGCTACAAGTGGTGGCTGATGTGCAACGGATATTGTTTTCTATGTGGGAGGCCAGGAATAAACTGATTTTTGAGGAGAAACCTTTGTCTATGGCCTCGATTTTGGCTCGGGCGACTACCCTAgtttgcccccccccccccccgtcaTCGTTCTTCTTGGCGAATGGTGGGCAGGGTCAAGGGCCAGGGAAGTGGGTCCGTCCTGCGGTTGACATTGTGAAGGTCAACGTGGATGCTGCAGTGGGGAGGGACAAGATGGCGGGGTTTGGTATGGTGGCGAGGGACAACGCCGGTGAGGTGCTCGCGGCTGCTGCAAAATTTGCAACACTTGCTCTTTCTCCAACGGTGGCTGAAGCTTTGTGTCTTAGGTGGGCTATGGAGTTGTCTGTGCATCTTGGCTTCAGACGCGTTCAGTTTGAGACAGATTACTTACCTCTTTTTCAGGCTTGGAAGAAGGCGAATGGaacttcttatttattttcaattatttaTGATTGTCGTAGTTTACTTTCAGCCATTGATtatgttgatttttcttttgttcgccGCCAAGGGAAATTTTGTGCTGACTATCTTGCCCGACATGCCTTTACCTTTCAGGATGTTGTTTGGATAGAGGAGGGCCCGCCAGGACTTTCTAGTTTTTTGTGTTCCGATATATTGGCATCTATGCCGGATTCTACTTGA